One window of the Opisthocomus hoazin isolate bOpiHoa1 chromosome 12, bOpiHoa1.hap1, whole genome shotgun sequence genome contains the following:
- the LOC142362838 gene encoding pre-mRNA-splicing factor ATP-dependent RNA helicase PRP16-like, giving the protein MAAEASEEWLHRLAGTGPEEEAGGLVLRGRSAAAEQHVFKAPAPRASLLGLDVLAARKRREREDEAAAGGKRSRVSSYKDWEEGRDEAGSPEEEEEEEEEEEESDRSSRSGRRDRHYRSVHVETPSYTGGVSEEFWERSRQRERERREHGVFASSKEEKERKKERGSDRDHGRKRDREERDRSRHSSRSERDGSSERSSRRSEPESPRHRPKDAATPSRSGWEEDDGGSSSARRSQWESPSPTPSYRDSERSHRASSLRDTDRRDRDRSVRSRYADKTPLPTPSYKYNEWADDRRHLGATPRLSRGRGQRADGEEGIAFETEEERQQWEDDQRQADRDWYMMDEGYNEFHNPLASSSEEYVKKREQHLHKQRQKRISAQRRQINEDNERWETNRMLTSGVVHRIEVGEDFEEDNSAKVHLLVHNLVPPFLDGRIVFTKQPEPVIPVKDATSDLAIIARKGSQLVRKHREQKERKRAQHKHWELAGTKLGDIMGIKKEEEKDEMVAEDGKVDYKAEQKFAEHVKEKSEASSEFAKKKSILEQRQYLPIFAVRQELLSILRDNSIVIVVGETGSGKTTQLTQYLHEDGYTDYGMIGCTQPRRVAAMSVAKRVSEEMGVRLGEEVGYAIRFEDCTSESTVIKYMTDGILLRESLREADLDNYSAIIMDEAHERSLNTDVLFGLLREVVARRSDLKLIVTSATMDAEKFASFFGNVPVFHIPGRTFPVDILFSKTPQEDYVEAAVKQALQVHLSGAPGDILVFMPGQEDIEVTSEQIVEHLEELEKAPALAVLPIYSQLPSDLQAKIFQKAPDGVRKCIVATNIAETSLTVDGIMFVIDSGYCKLKVFNPRIGMDALQIYPISQANANQRAGRAGRTGPGHCFRLYTQSACKNELLTTTVPEIQRTNLANVVLLLKSLGVQDLLQFHFMDPPPEDNMLNSMYQLWILGALDNTGGLTATGRLMVEFPLDPALSKMLIVSCDMGCSSEILLIVSMLSVPAIFYRPKGREEESDQVREKFAVPESDHLSYLNVYLQWKNNSYSTLWCNQHFIHAKAMRKVREVRAQLKDIMVQQRMSLASCGTDWDVVRKCICAAYFHQAAKLKGIREYVNIRTGMPCHLHPTSSLFGMGYTPDYIVYHELVMTTKEYMQCVTAVDGEWLAELGPMFYSIKHAGKSRQENRRRAKEEVSAMEEEMALAEEQLRARREEQERRNPLGSARSTKIYTPGRKEQGERLTPRHTPARFGL; this is encoded by the exons atggcggcggagGCGAGCGAGGAGTGGCTGCACCGGCTGGCGGGGACGGGCCCGGAGGAGGAGGCCGGCGGCCTGGTCCTGCGGGGCCGGAGCGCCGCCGCCGAGCAGCACGTCTTCAaggcgccggccccgcgggcCTCCTTGCTGGGCCTGGACGTGTTGGCGGCTCGgaagcggcgggagcgggaggacgaggcggccgccggcgggaAGCGGTCCCGGGTCTCCTCCTACAAGGACTGGGAGGAGGGCCGCGACGAGGCGGGcagccccgaggaggaggaggaggaggaggaggaggaggaggagagcgatcGGAGCAGCCGGAGCGGCCGCAGGgacag gcaTTACCGCTCTGTCCACGTGGAAACGCCTTCCTACACAGGGGGTGTCAGCGAGGAGTTCTGGGAACGCAGCCGGCAGCGGGAGAGGGAGCGTCGGGAGCACGGTGTCTTTGCCTCCtccaaggaggagaaggagcgaAAGAAGGAACGCGGTAGTGATCGGGACCACGGTCGTAAACGGGACCGAG AGGAGCGGGACCGGAGTCGTCACAGCAGCAGATCAGAGAGAGATGGTTCTTCAGagcggagcagcaggaggagcgaACCGGAGAGCCCCAGGCATCGGCCCAAAG aTGCAGCTACTCCGTCTCGCTCCGGCTGGGAGGAAGATGATGGTGGCTCCAGCAGTGCCCGCCGCTCACAGTGGGAATCTCCCTCGCCCACGCCTTCCTACCGGGACTCAGAGCGCAGCCACCGGGCATCGTCGCTGCGGGACACGGACCGGAGAGACCGGGACAG GTCTGTGAGGAGCAGGTACGCGGACAAGACGCCGTTGCCCACCCCGTCGTACAAATACAACGAGTGGGCTGATGACCGCAGACACCTGGGGGCCACGCCACGGCTGTCCAGAGGGAGAG GGCAGCGTGCGGACGGGGAGGAGGGCATTGCCTTTGAGACGGAGGAGGAGCGACAGCAGTGGGAGGATGACCAGCGG CAAGCTGACCGGGACTGGTACATGATGGACGAGGGCTACAATGAGTTTCACAACCCCTTGGCCTCCTCCTCCGAGGAGTACGTGAAGAAGCGGGAGCAGCACTTGCACAAGCAGAGGCAGAAGCGCATCTCGGCACAGCGGCGGCAGATCAATGAG GATAACGAGCGCTGGGAGACAAATCGCATGCTGACCAGTGGCGTGGTTCATCGGATTGAAGTGGGCGAAGATTTTGAGGAGGACAACTCAGCCAAAGTGCATCTGTTGGTGCACAACCTGGTGCCCCCTTTCCTAGATGGAAGGATTGTCTTCACCAAGCAG CCAGAGCCAGTCATCCCTGTCAAGGATGCCACCTCGGATTTGGCCATCATAGCCCGGAAAGGCAGCCAACTGGTGCGCAAGCACAGGGAGCAAAAGGAGCGTAAGAGG GCTCAGCATAAGCACTGGGAGCTGGCAGGCACGAAGCTGGGAGACATTATGGGgatcaagaaagaggaggaaaaggacgAGATGGTGGCAGAAGATGGCAAAGTGGATTACAA GGCTGAGCAGAAGTTTGCCGAACACGTGAAAGAAAAAAGCGAAGCCAGCAGCGAGTTCGCCAAGAAGAAATCCATCCTGGAGCAGAGACAGTATCTGCCCATCTTTGCTGTGCGGCaggagctgctctccatcctcaG AGACAACAGCATTGTGATTGTGGTGGGGGAGACGGGGAGCGGGAAGACGACGCAGCTGACGCAGTACCTCCACGAGGATGGCTACACAGACTATGGCATGATCGGCTGCACCCAGCCCCGCAGAGTGGCGGCCATGTCGGTTGCCAAGCGGGTCAGTGAAGAGATGGGGGTGCGCCTGGGAGAGGAG GTGGGCTATGCCATCCGCTTTGAGGACTGCACGTCTGAGAGCACAGTGATCAAGTACATGACAGACGGGATCCTGCTTCGCGAGTCGCTGCGAGAGGCTGACCTGGACAACTACAGTGCTATCATCATGGATGAGGCCCACGAGCGCTCGCTCAATACGGACGTGCTCTTTGGCCTGCTTCGGGAG GTGGTGGCCCGACGCTCGGACCTGAAGCTGATTGTCACCTCGGCCACCATGGATGCCGAGAAATTTGCCTCCTTCTTCGGGAACGTTCCTGTTTTCCACATTCCCGGGCGCACTTTCCCCGTCGATATTCTTTTCAGCAAG ACCCCCCAGGAGGACTACGTGGAGGCTGCGGTGAAACAAGCCCTGCAGGTCCATTTGTCTGGTGCTCCCGGAGACATCCTCGTCTTCATGCCTGGCCAGGAGGACATAGAG GTGACCTCAGAGCAAATTGTGGAGCACcttgaggagctggagaaggcgcctgctcttgctgtgctgcctaTCTATTCTCAGCTACCGTCGGACCTGCAGGCCAAGATCTTCCAGAAG GCTCCGGATGGGGTCAGGAAGTGCATTGTTGCCACCAACATTGCAGAGACCTCACTGACGGTGGACGGCATCATGTTTGTGATTGACTCTGGCTACTGCAAGTTGAAG GTTTTCAACCCCCGTATCGGCATGGATGCACTGCAGATCTACCCCATCAGCCAAGCCAATGCCAATCAGAGGGCGGGCCGAGCTGGCCGAACGGGCCCAGGCCACTGCTTCAG GCTCTACACCCAGAGCGCCTGCAAGAACGAGCTGCTGACAACCACGGTGCCCGAGATCCAGCGCACCAACCTTGCCAACGTGGTGCTTTTGCTCAAGTCCCTGGGTGTGCAGGACCTGCTGCAGTTCCACTTCATGGATCCGCCCCCCGAGGACAACATGCTGAACTCCATGTACCAGCTGTGGATCCTGGGGGCCCTGGATAACACAG GTGGTCTGACCGCAACAGGACGCCTCATGGTGGAGTTCCCACTGGATCCCGCGCTCTCCAAAATGCTCATTGTCTCCTGCGACATGGGTTGCAGCTCTGAGATCTTGCTGATTGTCTCCATGTTGTCTGTGCCTGCCATCTTTTATCGGCCTAAG GGCCGAGAGGAGGAGAGCGACCAAGTGCGGGAGAAATTTGCTGTTCCAGAGAGCGATCACTTGAGTTACCTGAATGTTTACCTGCAGTGGAAGAACAACAGCTATTCTACGCTGTGGTGCAACCAGCACTTCATCCATGCCAAGGCCATGCGGAAG GTGCGGGAGGTGCGTGCCCAGCTCAAGGACATTATGGTGCAGCAGCGGATGAGCCTGGCATCCTGTGGTACGGACTGGGATGTTGTCAGGAAGTGCATCTGTGCTGCGTATTTCCATCAAGCTGCAAAGCTGAAG GGCATCAGGGAGTACGTGAACATCCGCACAGGCATGCCCTGCCACCTGCACCCCACGAGCTCTCTGTTTGGCATGGGCTACACACCAGACTACATCGTGTATCACGAGCTGGTCATGACCACCAAG GAATACATGCAGTGTGTCACTGCTGTGGATGGAGagtggctggcagagctgggcccCATGTTCTACAGCATCAAACACGCTGGCAAGTCACGCCAG GAGAACCGCCGCCGTGCCAAGGAGGAGGTGTCTGCCATGGAGGAAGAGATGGCtttggctgaggagcagctgcgtGCTCGCCGGGAAGAGCAGGAGCGCCGTAACCCGCTGGGCAGCGCGAG ATCTACTAAAATCTACACCCCTGGGCgcaaggagcagggggagcgccTGACACCACGACACACCCCAGCCCGCTTTGGCCTCTAA
- the LOC142362833 gene encoding uncharacterized protein LOC142362833 isoform X1 has protein sequence MAAAAQQSQQDHQSPAVRNFLQQKAPGRGLAAGEGRDGTAPRHSQPPRSPQCQSSRALQRALPSCQSPSLPPAQPATLPAPQLHMQAQDMAALQAELAQAQQEQAKQQEKTAAYEEQRQQIYWELRKLQGSQEQSEQRVQAVQDRLQELSSRAQHWQQLQQDREQALAVREEELVGCKVDLAFLREDLSRATAQVQDRNRQHHSPRAGARLGP, from the exons atggctgcagcagctcagcagagtcaACAAGACCATCAGAGCCCTGCAGTGAGAAATTTCCTCCAACAGAAAGCACCTGGCAGAGGCctggcagcaggtgagggcagggatgggacagccccaagacacagccagccaccacgcagccctcagtgccagagcagcagagcgctgcagagagcccttcccagctgccagagccccagcctgcccccggctcagccagccaccctccctgccccacagcttcacatgcaggcgcaggacatggcagccctgcaggcagagctggcccaagcccagcaagagcaagccaagcagcaggagaagactgCAGCCtacgaggagcagaggcagcagatttactgggagctgaggaagctgcaggggtcccaggagcagagcgagcAGCGG GTCCAGGCCgtccaggacaggctgcaggagctgagcagccgagcccagcactggcagcagctacagcaggacagagagcaagctctggctgtgcgagaagaggagctggttggttgcaaggtggatctggctttcctcagggaagatctcagcagggccacagcccaggtgcaggacaggaacaggcagcaccacagcccaagggcaggagcacggcTGGGCCCCTAG
- the LOC142362833 gene encoding uncharacterized protein LOC142362833 isoform X2 — MQAQDMAALQAELAQAQQEQAKQQEKTAAYEEQRQQIYWELRKLQGSQEQSEQRVQAVQDRLQELSSRAQHWQQLQQDREQALAVREEELVGCKVDLAFLREDLSRATAQVQDRNRQHHSPRAGARLGP; from the exons atgcaggcgcaggacatggcagccctgcaggcagagctggcccaagcccagcaagagcaagccaagcagcaggagaagactgCAGCCtacgaggagcagaggcagcagatttactgggagctgaggaagctgcaggggtcccaggagcagagcgagcAGCGG GTCCAGGCCgtccaggacaggctgcaggagctgagcagccgagcccagcactggcagcagctacagcaggacagagagcaagctctggctgtgcgagaagaggagctggttggttgcaaggtggatctggctttcctcagggaagatctcagcagggccacagcccaggtgcaggacaggaacaggcagcaccacagcccaagggcaggagcacggcTGGGCCCCTAG